In Frondihabitans sp. PAMC 28766, a genomic segment contains:
- a CDS encoding LysM peptidoglycan-binding domain-containing protein, translating into MSATITAFPSFGASGTSDRAGYRSAEIGAVVRETQARTGAGTRPARMRLHITRRGRAVLGTVVAVPLFAVLAVFMLSGGGAAASGSAGHIHFEHVTIASGETLWQVAEQVAPKSDPRDVIADIVQLNDLPSTEVMAGQSIAIPTQYEH; encoded by the coding sequence ATGAGCGCAACGATCACCGCTTTCCCGTCCTTCGGTGCTTCCGGCACGTCGGACCGCGCCGGCTACCGCTCCGCTGAGATCGGCGCCGTCGTGCGCGAGACGCAGGCCCGCACCGGTGCCGGTACGCGACCGGCGCGCATGCGCCTCCACATCACGCGCCGCGGCCGCGCGGTGCTCGGCACCGTCGTCGCCGTGCCGCTCTTCGCGGTGCTCGCCGTGTTCATGCTCAGCGGCGGGGGTGCAGCGGCCTCCGGATCAGCCGGGCACATCCACTTCGAGCACGTGACGATCGCGTCGGGCGAGACGCTCTGGCAGGTCGCCGAGCAGGTCGCCCCGAAGTCCGACCCGCGCGACGTCATCGCCGACATCGTCCAGCTGAACGACCTGCCGAGCACCGAGGTCATGGCGGGCCAGAGCATCGCGATCCCCACGCAGTACGAGCACTGA
- the hflX gene encoding GTPase HflX, translating into MTEDGTTSTEREQQDDVVDRILRGSEARAGLSVFSPAQAIQTQGLTRPVDYQGTPGDDGDQFDREDRQALRRVAGLSTELEDVTEVEYRQLRLENVVLIGVYSQGTLQDAENSLRELAALAETAGAVVLDGLLQRRPHPDPSTYLGSGKALELKQTVMALGADTVIADTELAPSQRRALEDVVKVKVIDRTAVILDIFSQHAKSREGKAQVELAQLEYLLPRLRGWGESMSRQAGGQVGGAGAGMGSRGPGETKIELDRRRIHTRMAILRKKIKEMKPARVAKRANRVRNTVPSVAIAGYTNAGKSSLLNRLTRAGVLVENALFATLDATVRKSMTDDGRPFTYSDTVGFVRNLPHQLVEAFRSTLEEVEDSDIIVHVVDGSHPDPAAQLATVRDVITEVDGRDIPEVVVFNKSDLVDDSQRLVLQGMVPDAIFVSARTGEGIDELRARIAELLPRPEVELDLLVPYDRGEVIARIHEIGRVVDVEYLPEGTRVTARVYPQDASGLQQFVS; encoded by the coding sequence ATGACAGAGGACGGCACCACGAGCACGGAGCGCGAGCAGCAGGACGACGTCGTCGACCGCATCCTGCGCGGATCCGAGGCCCGTGCCGGGCTGTCCGTCTTCTCGCCCGCCCAGGCGATCCAGACCCAGGGGCTGACACGCCCCGTCGACTACCAGGGCACCCCCGGCGACGACGGCGACCAGTTCGACCGCGAAGACCGCCAGGCGCTGCGACGCGTCGCCGGTCTCTCGACCGAGCTCGAAGACGTCACGGAGGTCGAATACCGGCAGCTTCGACTCGAGAACGTCGTGCTCATCGGCGTCTACTCGCAAGGCACGCTGCAGGATGCCGAGAACTCTCTTCGAGAGCTCGCCGCGCTTGCCGAGACGGCCGGCGCCGTGGTGCTCGACGGGCTCCTCCAGCGTCGTCCGCACCCCGACCCGAGCACCTATCTCGGCTCGGGCAAGGCGCTCGAGCTCAAGCAGACAGTGATGGCGCTCGGCGCCGACACGGTGATCGCCGACACCGAGCTGGCCCCGAGCCAGCGACGCGCGCTCGAAGACGTGGTGAAGGTCAAGGTGATCGACCGCACGGCCGTGATCCTCGACATCTTCAGCCAGCACGCCAAGAGCCGGGAGGGCAAAGCTCAGGTCGAACTCGCGCAGCTCGAATACCTTCTTCCTCGCCTTCGCGGCTGGGGTGAGTCGATGTCCCGCCAGGCCGGTGGCCAGGTCGGTGGTGCGGGCGCCGGCATGGGCTCGCGCGGCCCCGGTGAGACGAAGATCGAACTCGACCGTCGCCGCATCCACACCCGCATGGCGATCCTGCGCAAGAAGATCAAAGAGATGAAGCCGGCTCGTGTCGCGAAGCGCGCCAATCGCGTGCGCAACACGGTTCCGAGCGTTGCGATCGCCGGCTACACCAACGCGGGCAAGTCGAGCCTGCTCAACCGGCTCACCCGGGCCGGCGTGCTGGTCGAGAACGCCCTGTTCGCGACTCTCGACGCAACCGTGCGCAAGAGCATGACCGACGACGGCCGGCCGTTCACCTATTCCGACACCGTCGGATTCGTGCGCAACCTGCCGCACCAGCTGGTCGAGGCGTTCCGCTCGACGCTGGAGGAGGTCGAAGACTCCGACATCATCGTGCACGTGGTCGACGGCTCGCACCCCGACCCGGCTGCTCAGCTCGCGACGGTGCGCGACGTGATCACCGAGGTCGACGGGCGAGACATCCCCGAGGTCGTCGTGTTCAACAAGAGCGACCTCGTCGACGACAGCCAGCGTCTCGTGCTGCAGGGCATGGTGCCGGATGCGATCTTCGTGTCGGCTCGCACCGGCGAAGGAATCGACGAGCTGCGGGCCCGCATCGCCGAGCTGCTGCCGCGGCCCGAGGTCGAGCTCGACCTGCTCGTGCCCTACGACCGAGGCGAGGTGATCGCCCGGATCCACGAGATCGGTCGCGTCGTCGACGTCGAGTACCTGCCCGAGGGAACGCGCGTCACCGCGCGGGTCTACCCGCAGGACGCCAGTGGTCTCCAGCAGTTCGTCAGCTGA
- a CDS encoding TIGR03767 family metallophosphoesterase: MVSSSSSADSGEGEPAARPVHPAGTTLTATFLRVGTGSKGFRKHVRADGEPFILRSDLGGSPSADRESTRRPIASFAHFTDIHIQDSQSPERVEYLDRFLDVLPSTPFRAAYRPHEILSVQVAEATVRAINALAVGPATGEPLAFAVSTGDATDNSQLNELRWAIDLLDGGEVRPDSGRIGVYEGVSDQDPARYDPNYWHPDGTPKGAVGGDDVYRRAQGFPVVPGLLEAAIAPFVAVGLKLPWYTAHGNHDLLSAGNFPRWRFLRRAAVGGRKRVALPGFRQLIYRGLRIALRRPVEHPLLARTVTSDPGRRLVNREEIVQEHFASHGLPIGHGYTDDNRRRKTAYYVADVPSAEGVAPLRMIVLDTVNENGEANGSLDAAQFAWLLTTLDAEPTRLTMVVSHHTATTMKNRIQTPAQFVRHGFRGRVTGDRLVAALHRRPQVVLWLNGHTHENIIRPLEGPRGGGFWEVTTASHIDWPQQVRTVELADNGDGTLSIFATVVDSLAPMKWNGRIGDPLDLASLSRELAANDPQESMRDARLVDGLRGGPLDRNVELLLSMPPGIVL; encoded by the coding sequence GTGGTCTCCAGCAGTTCGTCAGCTGATTCCGGCGAGGGTGAGCCGGCTGCGAGGCCCGTTCACCCCGCCGGAACCACCCTCACCGCGACCTTCCTCCGTGTCGGCACGGGATCGAAGGGCTTCCGGAAGCACGTTCGCGCGGACGGAGAGCCCTTCATCCTGCGCTCCGATCTGGGCGGCTCACCGAGCGCCGATCGCGAGTCGACACGGCGGCCGATCGCTTCGTTCGCGCATTTCACCGACATCCACATCCAGGACAGCCAGTCACCCGAGAGGGTCGAGTACCTCGACCGGTTCCTCGACGTGCTGCCGTCGACGCCCTTCCGGGCGGCGTATCGACCGCACGAGATCCTGTCCGTGCAGGTCGCCGAGGCCACGGTCCGCGCGATCAACGCGCTGGCCGTCGGGCCCGCCACGGGCGAGCCTCTGGCCTTCGCGGTGTCAACCGGCGACGCGACCGACAACTCGCAGCTCAACGAGCTGCGCTGGGCGATCGACCTGCTCGACGGGGGCGAGGTTCGGCCGGACAGCGGGCGCATCGGCGTGTACGAGGGGGTCTCCGACCAGGATCCGGCGCGATACGACCCGAACTACTGGCATCCTGACGGCACCCCGAAGGGCGCAGTGGGCGGTGACGACGTCTACCGGCGTGCCCAGGGCTTTCCCGTCGTGCCCGGGCTGCTCGAGGCCGCCATCGCGCCCTTCGTCGCCGTCGGGCTGAAACTGCCCTGGTACACCGCTCACGGCAACCACGATCTGCTCTCTGCGGGCAACTTTCCTCGGTGGCGGTTCCTCCGTCGAGCGGCGGTCGGTGGGCGTAAGCGCGTGGCGCTGCCCGGCTTCCGGCAGCTGATCTATCGCGGGCTGCGAATCGCCCTGCGACGACCCGTCGAACACCCGCTGCTCGCCCGCACGGTGACTTCCGACCCGGGCCGGAGGCTCGTGAATCGTGAAGAGATCGTGCAAGAGCATTTCGCGAGCCACGGCCTGCCCATCGGCCACGGCTACACCGACGACAACCGGCGACGGAAGACCGCCTACTACGTCGCCGACGTCCCCTCCGCCGAGGGGGTGGCGCCGCTTCGCATGATCGTGCTCGACACCGTCAACGAGAACGGCGAGGCCAACGGCTCCCTCGACGCGGCCCAGTTCGCGTGGCTGCTGACGACTCTCGACGCAGAGCCGACGCGTCTCACGATGGTGGTGAGCCATCACACCGCGACGACGATGAAGAACAGGATCCAGACGCCGGCCCAGTTCGTGCGTCACGGGTTCCGTGGGCGAGTGACAGGTGACCGCCTGGTGGCCGCGCTCCACAGGCGCCCGCAGGTAGTGCTGTGGCTGAACGGCCACACGCACGAGAACATCATCCGGCCGCTCGAGGGCCCTCGCGGCGGCGGGTTCTGGGAGGTCACCACGGCTTCGCACATCGACTGGCCGCAGCAGGTGCGCACCGTCGAGCTCGCCGACAACGGCGACGGCACCCTCTCGATCTTCGCGACCGTAGTCGACAGCCTGGCGCCGATGAAGTGGAACGGCCGCATCGGCGATCCGCTCGACCTCGCCTCGCTGTCGCGCGAGCTGGCTGCCAACGATCCGCAGGAGTCGATGCGCGACGCCCGCCTCGTCGACGGCCTCCGGGGCGGCCCTCTCGATCGCAACGTCGAGTTGCTCCTGTCGATGCCACCCGGAATCGTTCTCTGA
- the lexA gene encoding transcriptional repressor LexA, translated as MSDATKAQTEPADVRARQNLREKKPLTAKQSLILAAIRDSIASRGYPPSMREIGDAVGLASLSSVTHQLNQLELAGAIRRDPNRPRALEVLLADPATPDPEPRIVRYDDDDDNVTAHVPLVGRIAAGIPITAEQQVEDVMPLPRTLVGKGELFMLKVVGESMIDAAICDGDWVVVRQQGDAENGEIVAAMLDDEATVKVFRQRDGHTWLLPRNSNFEPIVGDHAQILGKVVAVLRSI; from the coding sequence ATGAGCGACGCCACGAAGGCCCAGACGGAGCCCGCCGACGTCCGAGCACGGCAGAACCTTCGAGAGAAAAAGCCGCTAACGGCCAAGCAGTCGCTCATCCTCGCGGCCATCCGCGACTCCATCGCCAGCCGCGGCTACCCGCCGAGCATGCGTGAGATCGGCGACGCCGTCGGCCTCGCCTCGCTGTCGAGTGTCACGCACCAGCTGAACCAGCTCGAGCTGGCCGGCGCCATTCGCCGCGACCCCAACCGGCCCCGCGCCCTCGAGGTGCTGCTCGCCGACCCGGCCACTCCCGATCCTGAGCCCCGCATCGTGCGGTACGACGACGATGACGACAACGTCACGGCCCACGTGCCGCTGGTCGGCCGCATCGCAGCGGGCATCCCCATCACAGCCGAGCAGCAGGTCGAAGACGTCATGCCGCTGCCGCGCACCCTGGTCGGCAAGGGCGAGCTGTTCATGCTGAAGGTCGTCGGCGAGTCGATGATCGACGCCGCGATCTGCGACGGCGACTGGGTGGTCGTGCGCCAGCAGGGCGACGCCGAGAACGGCGAGATCGTCGCGGCGATGCTCGACGACGAGGCGACGGTCAAGGTGTTCCGTCAGCGCGACGGCCACACCTGGCTGCTACCCCGCAACTCGAACTTCGAGCCGATCGTGGGCGACCACGCGCAGATCCTCGGCAAGGTCGTCGCGGTACTGCGCTCCATCTAG